The proteins below come from a single Azospirillum thiophilum genomic window:
- the mtnA gene encoding S-methyl-5-thioribose-1-phosphate isomerase gives MRIDGTAYRTIWPEADGILTVIDQTRLPHEFALVRLTNLNEAAHAIRAMLVRGAPLIGATAAYGVALALRADASDAGLERACITLLETRPTAVNLRWALERMRARLAPLPESQRLAAADAEAASIADEDVAINRAIGGHGAALIHAAAGRKAPGGPVNVLTHCNAGWLATVDWGTALAPVYAAFEQGIPLHVWVDETRPRNQGASLTAWELKQHGVPHTVIADNVGGHLMQHGKVDLCIVGTDRTTAAGDVCNKIGTYLKALAAHDNGVPFYVGLPSPTIDWTIADGLRNIPIEERDGREVSELTGRTADGRIETVRVTPDGSPVANYAFDVTPARLVTGLITERGVCAATREGLLGLFPERA, from the coding sequence ATGCGGATCGACGGAACGGCTTATCGCACCATCTGGCCGGAGGCGGACGGCATCCTCACCGTCATCGACCAGACCCGTCTGCCGCATGAGTTCGCCCTGGTCCGGCTGACGAACCTGAATGAGGCCGCCCACGCCATCCGGGCCATGCTGGTGCGCGGCGCGCCGTTGATCGGCGCAACGGCGGCCTATGGCGTGGCGCTGGCGCTGCGCGCCGATGCAAGCGATGCCGGGCTGGAGCGCGCCTGCATCACGCTGCTGGAGACCCGGCCGACCGCGGTCAACCTGCGCTGGGCGCTGGAGCGGATGCGCGCCCGTCTGGCGCCGCTCCCCGAGTCGCAGCGCCTCGCCGCAGCCGATGCGGAGGCGGCATCCATAGCCGACGAGGATGTGGCGATCAACCGTGCCATCGGTGGCCATGGCGCCGCCCTGATCCATGCCGCGGCCGGGCGGAAGGCGCCGGGCGGGCCGGTCAATGTGCTGACCCACTGCAATGCCGGCTGGCTCGCCACAGTCGATTGGGGGACTGCGCTGGCGCCGGTCTACGCCGCCTTCGAGCAGGGCATTCCGCTGCATGTCTGGGTGGACGAGACGCGGCCACGCAATCAGGGCGCCAGCCTGACCGCCTGGGAGCTGAAACAGCATGGCGTTCCCCATACCGTCATCGCCGACAATGTCGGTGGTCATCTGATGCAGCACGGCAAGGTCGACCTGTGCATCGTCGGCACCGACCGCACCACCGCGGCCGGCGATGTCTGCAACAAGATCGGCACCTATCTGAAGGCGCTGGCGGCGCATGACAACGGCGTGCCCTTCTATGTCGGGTTGCCGTCGCCGACCATCGACTGGACCATCGCCGATGGCTTGCGCAACATCCCGATCGAGGAGCGCGACGGCCGCGAGGTCAGCGAGTTGACCGGCCGCACCGCCGACGGCCGGATCGAGACGGTGCGCGTCACTCCCGACGGCAGTCCGGTCGCCAATTACGCCTTCGACGTCACGCCGGCCCGGCTGGTGACCGGCCTGATCACTGAACGCGGGGTTTGCGCGGCGACACGGGAAGGACTGCTGGGGCTGTTTCCGGAGCGGGCCTGA
- a CDS encoding pentapeptide repeat-containing protein: MAQDGKSRIRLTQDQLDRVCERHVRFAEGRPNGARANLPFFDLSGLSLAGRNLTGAHLAGAILRDADLRGAVLDHADLYGADLRGADLSEARLFRTDMRGANVRGARLDGAVMVEVDLRDGSMVNRNSVGELKVVGFDPGPADMASARLTNADMARAKLSGSFARAADFTNTRLAGARLDRTDLRDANFSGADLRGADLNGSDLRGAILDGASLDDGGLEQAIRTDEQARAASQASAAEQEQEAEETVAAELPALPGEQLDSMLRQHMIWLGTSGKQGRQLDLTGLNLEGADLTGKVLTLAKGTGARLRHARLNGAQLQAAQFDGADLRSADLSRADLRGVKLDRAILIDSRLDGANLGMLLVSSGAKVMRASLVRARLAGASLSQTNLKGSDLTLADLTGCDRSSAVLEGAILEGTRLGGA; encoded by the coding sequence ATGGCGCAAGACGGCAAATCCCGCATCCGCCTGACCCAGGACCAACTCGACCGAGTGTGCGAGCGCCATGTCCGATTCGCCGAGGGACGGCCGAACGGCGCCCGTGCCAATCTTCCCTTCTTCGACCTGTCGGGCCTGTCGCTGGCCGGCCGCAACCTGACGGGAGCCCACTTGGCCGGCGCCATCCTGCGCGACGCCGACCTGCGTGGCGCGGTGCTGGACCATGCCGACCTCTATGGCGCCGATCTGCGTGGGGCCGACCTGTCGGAAGCGCGGCTGTTCCGGACCGACATGCGCGGCGCCAACGTGCGCGGCGCCCGGTTGGACGGTGCCGTCATGGTCGAGGTGGACCTGCGCGACGGCAGCATGGTCAACCGCAACAGTGTCGGCGAACTGAAGGTGGTCGGCTTCGACCCCGGCCCGGCCGACATGGCGTCCGCGCGGCTGACCAACGCCGACATGGCCCGGGCCAAGCTGTCCGGTAGCTTCGCCCGGGCGGCCGATTTCACCAACACGCGGCTGGCCGGCGCCCGGCTTGACCGCACCGACCTGCGCGACGCCAACTTCTCCGGCGCCGACCTGCGCGGGGCCGACCTGAACGGTTCCGACCTGCGCGGCGCCATCCTGGACGGGGCCAGCCTGGATGACGGTGGGCTGGAGCAGGCGATCCGCACCGACGAGCAGGCGCGCGCCGCCTCGCAGGCCTCGGCGGCCGAGCAGGAGCAGGAGGCGGAGGAGACGGTGGCGGCCGAACTGCCGGCCCTGCCGGGCGAACAGCTCGACAGCATGCTGCGACAGCACATGATCTGGCTGGGCACCAGCGGTAAGCAGGGCCGCCAGCTCGACCTGACCGGGCTGAACCTGGAGGGGGCCGACCTGACGGGCAAGGTCCTGACGCTGGCCAAGGGCACCGGCGCCCGGCTGCGTCACGCCCGGCTGAACGGCGCGCAGTTGCAGGCGGCCCAGTTCGACGGTGCCGACCTGCGCTCGGCCGATCTCAGCCGCGCCGACCTGCGCGGGGTGAAGCTGGACCGCGCCATTCTGATCGACAGCCGGCTGGACGGCGCCAACCTGGGCATGCTGCTGGTCAGTTCCGGTGCGAAGGTGATGCGCGCGTCGCTGGTGCGGGCGCGTCTGGCCGGTGCCTCGCTGAGCCAGACCAACCTGAAGGGCAGCGACCTGACGCTGGCCGACCTGACGGGCTGCGACCGGTCGTCGGCGGTGCTGGAGGGCGCCATCCTGGAGGGGACGCGGCTGGGCGGGGCCTGA
- a CDS encoding lipopolysaccharide assembly protein LapA domain-containing protein encodes MRHLSWIVTLPVALVAILFAISNRGIVTLSLWPLPFTLDTPVYLAALLALVLGFLAGGFIVWNSQRRHRRRARREGNRVLFLERELKEAQARAAAAEKRLAESTRPVSGPLPGSSGGLPVPAAENPAPTVH; translated from the coding sequence TTGCGCCATCTTTCCTGGATCGTCACCCTTCCCGTGGCCCTCGTCGCGATCCTGTTCGCGATTTCCAACCGCGGCATCGTGACCCTGTCGCTGTGGCCATTGCCCTTCACGCTCGACACGCCGGTCTATCTGGCCGCGCTGCTGGCGCTGGTGCTGGGCTTCCTGGCCGGCGGCTTCATCGTCTGGAACAGCCAGCGCCGCCATCGCCGTCGTGCCCGGCGCGAAGGCAACCGTGTGCTGTTCCTGGAGCGTGAACTGAAGGAGGCGCAGGCCCGCGCCGCCGCCGCCGAAAAGCGTCTGGCCGAGAGCACCCGCCCGGTGTCCGGCCCGCTGCCGGGCTCCTCCGGCGGCCTGCCGGTGCCGGCGGCCGAAAACCCGGCGCCGACGGTTCATTGA
- the ihfB gene encoding integration host factor subunit beta: MTKSELIQRLAERNPHLYQRDIEKIVGTIFDEITEALARGDRVELRGFGAFSIKKRDARTGRNPRTGESVDVGEKCIPFFKTGKQLRERLNTD, from the coding sequence ATGACCAAGTCGGAACTGATCCAACGGTTGGCGGAACGCAATCCGCACCTGTACCAGCGCGACATCGAGAAGATCGTCGGCACCATCTTCGACGAGATCACTGAAGCGTTGGCGCGCGGCGACCGGGTGGAACTGCGGGGGTTCGGCGCCTTCTCCATCAAGAAGCGGGACGCGCGTACGGGTCGCAACCCCCGGACCGGGGAATCGGTTGACGTCGGCGAGAAATGCATCCCTTTCTTCAAGACAGGCAAGCAGCTTCGGGAGCGCCTGAACACGGACTGA
- a CDS encoding ornithine cyclodeaminase family protein, which translates to MRTVSGAELRSVLHHRMLIERLRQSFRAGVAAPPAHRHRVETYGASDGALLLAPAWQVNQSIGVRIDTVFPGNAGSDLPQTQGVYLLADGKTGVPQAVLESSAALGRRSGAAASALAASYLARPDADRMLVVGTGPLALELVEAYTAVRPIRHVLVWGRDPQKAKRLASRFHRPKFRIEATTDLEGAVRGADIVACATAAREPVIRGDWLQPGQHLDLLGGVTPEMREADDGCVRRARVFVDARDRTPAEAGDIAEPVSSGQLSPDDIAGDLFDLSRGERAGRRFYDQITLFKSVGTALADLCAAQLVVEMVLHNDSIR; encoded by the coding sequence ATGCGCACCGTCAGCGGCGCCGAGCTTCGATCCGTCCTGCACCACCGCATGCTGATCGAGCGGCTGCGGCAGAGCTTCCGCGCCGGCGTGGCGGCTCCTCCGGCCCACCGCCATCGGGTCGAGACCTATGGGGCCAGCGACGGCGCCCTGCTGCTGGCGCCGGCCTGGCAGGTCAACCAGTCGATCGGGGTCAGGATCGACACGGTCTTTCCCGGCAATGCCGGCAGCGACCTGCCGCAGACCCAGGGCGTCTATCTGCTGGCCGACGGCAAGACCGGCGTGCCGCAGGCAGTGTTGGAGTCCTCCGCGGCTCTCGGCCGGCGCAGCGGGGCTGCGGCTTCGGCGCTTGCCGCCTCCTATCTGGCTCGGCCGGATGCGGATCGGATGCTGGTGGTCGGCACCGGCCCGCTGGCGCTGGAACTGGTGGAGGCCTATACCGCGGTCCGGCCGATCCGCCATGTGCTGGTCTGGGGCCGCGATCCGCAGAAGGCCAAGCGCCTCGCCTCCCGTTTCCACCGTCCCAAATTCCGGATCGAGGCGACCACCGACCTGGAGGGCGCGGTGCGTGGCGCCGATATCGTCGCCTGCGCCACCGCGGCCCGCGAACCGGTCATCCGTGGCGACTGGCTGCAGCCCGGCCAGCATCTGGATTTGCTGGGAGGCGTGACGCCGGAGATGCGCGAGGCGGATGACGGCTGCGTCCGCCGCGCGCGTGTCTTCGTCGATGCCCGCGACCGGACGCCGGCCGAAGCCGGCGATATTGCGGAGCCGGTTTCATCCGGTCAATTGAGCCCGGACGATATCGCCGGCGACCTGTTCGACCTGAGCCGCGGCGAACGCGCCGGGCGCCGCTTCTACGACCAGATCACCCTGTTCAAGTCGGTCGGCACCGCGCTGGCTGATCTCTGTGCCGCTCAACTGGTGGTCGAGATGGTCCTGCACAACGATTCGATCAGATAG
- a CDS encoding Do family serine endopeptidase, whose translation MKSVVRPVMFAAVVGLAALTGGALLPSAPLPGLGASPAAAALPLGAVSGGTIAPMLEQVTPAVVNISVLSQAPQAENPLLRDPFFRRFFNLPDQMPQGRPQVSAGSGVIVDARNGYVVTNSHVVENAQEIAVTLKDRRRLRAKLIGRDAATDIALLQIKADGLTALQLGDSDRSQVGDFVVAIGNPFGLGQTVTSGIVSALGRSGLKIEGYEDFIQTDASINPGNSGGALVNFQGELIGINTAIIGPAGGSVGIGFAVPVTIVRSVMEQLREFGEVRRGRLGVAIQDLTPDLAESMSLKGDEGALIAKIERGSPADNGGLRSGDVVVAVDGRPIRSATDFRNRIGLLRVGTPVQLTVVRSGGQKSVTVRTER comes from the coding sequence ATGAAGTCGGTGGTGCGCCCGGTGATGTTTGCGGCGGTTGTCGGGCTGGCGGCGCTGACCGGCGGCGCGCTGCTGCCGTCCGCCCCGCTGCCGGGCCTGGGCGCGTCGCCGGCGGCGGCGGCGCTGCCGCTGGGTGCGGTGAGCGGCGGCACCATCGCCCCGATGCTGGAGCAGGTGACCCCGGCGGTGGTGAACATCTCGGTGCTGAGCCAGGCGCCGCAGGCCGAGAACCCGCTGCTGCGCGACCCCTTCTTCCGCCGCTTCTTCAACCTGCCGGATCAGATGCCGCAGGGCCGCCCGCAGGTCAGCGCCGGGTCGGGCGTGATCGTCGACGCCCGCAACGGCTATGTCGTCACCAACAGCCATGTGGTGGAGAATGCGCAGGAGATCGCGGTCACGCTGAAGGACCGCCGCCGCCTGCGCGCCAAGCTGATCGGCCGCGACGCCGCCACCGACATCGCGCTGCTGCAGATCAAGGCCGACGGGCTGACCGCCCTGCAGCTCGGCGACTCGGACCGCTCGCAGGTCGGCGACTTTGTCGTCGCCATCGGCAATCCCTTCGGCCTGGGGCAGACGGTGACCTCGGGCATCGTCTCGGCGCTCGGCCGCAGCGGGCTGAAGATCGAGGGGTATGAGGACTTCATCCAGACCGATGCCTCGATCAACCCCGGTAACTCCGGCGGCGCGCTGGTCAATTTCCAGGGCGAGCTGATCGGCATCAACACCGCCATCATCGGCCCGGCCGGCGGGTCGGTCGGCATCGGTTTCGCCGTGCCGGTCACCATCGTCCGCTCGGTGATGGAGCAATTGCGCGAGTTCGGCGAGGTTCGGCGCGGCCGGTTGGGCGTCGCCATCCAGGATCTGACGCCCGACCTGGCCGAAAGCATGAGCCTGAAGGGCGACGAGGGCGCCCTGATCGCCAAGATCGAGCGCGGGTCGCCCGCCGACAACGGCGGCCTGCGCAGCGGCGACGTGGTGGTCGCGGTCGACGGCCGGCCCATCCGCAGCGCCACGGACTTCCGCAACCGCATCGGCCTTCTGCGCGTCGGCACGCCGGTGCAGTTGACGGTGGTGCGCAGCGGCGGGCAAAAGTCGGTCACCGTCCGCACCGAGCGCTGA
- a CDS encoding sensor histidine kinase yields the protein MAPDTMPLHALRSQSSPLYRLPGSALVLIACTAAVLLTIGLSAIFAWRDRDEAMRQAAGVAGNIGLLAAEHAARLIESGDLLLTQTASLAGAAGSPLPDDGTTRERMALLAASAPHAVGLEIRDPAGELILSSLPDAPAGAPPALKPALKPEGRAIGDGRMAGRAVITLAQPLPGGPGRGWAVAGLDARAFRDVYRALEVGYGHSISILKPDGTPLLREPEGRGTMGGRGGDDDAASHADDITVSRPVGDSGLSATVTITTGSVLQRWSERLWIYAAFAAAACATVAVIGALAIQRARREREAEDALQHAYDTLEEHVHQRTAQLERANAQLEAAVTDKEVLLKEVQHRVKNNLQVICSLLRLQAARIDERARRGFDESLRRIQTMSLLHELLHRSQEPAHLNFADALRQMCDGLVRSDNPTAARLELEAEDWIVDADRATPLAIATSELVSNALLHAFPHGHPGTVRVVLEREENGMRLIVRDDGVGLPAGMPSQHKRPVRGGASSGLGLNLVQALSHQAGASLKIERDGGSIFTLSIPNQPVRQHAKSAA from the coding sequence ATGGCTCCCGATACGATGCCGTTGCACGCACTGCGTTCCCAATCCTCCCCGCTCTACCGGCTCCCCGGTTCGGCGCTGGTCCTGATCGCCTGCACGGCCGCGGTTCTGCTGACCATCGGGTTGTCAGCCATCTTCGCCTGGCGCGACCGGGACGAGGCGATGCGGCAGGCCGCCGGCGTCGCCGGCAACATCGGCCTGCTGGCGGCCGAGCATGCCGCCCGGCTGATCGAGTCGGGCGACCTGCTGCTGACACAGACCGCCTCGCTGGCCGGTGCGGCCGGATCGCCGCTGCCCGACGATGGGACGACACGCGAGCGGATGGCCCTGCTGGCCGCCAGCGCCCCTCATGCGGTGGGGCTGGAGATTCGCGACCCCGCTGGCGAGTTGATCCTGTCGAGCCTGCCGGATGCGCCCGCCGGCGCCCCGCCCGCCCTGAAGCCGGCCCTGAAACCGGAAGGCCGGGCGATCGGCGACGGCCGGATGGCCGGCCGGGCGGTGATCACCCTGGCCCAGCCCCTCCCCGGCGGACCCGGACGCGGCTGGGCGGTGGCCGGGCTGGATGCGCGGGCCTTCCGCGACGTCTACCGCGCACTCGAGGTCGGTTACGGCCACAGCATCTCGATCCTGAAGCCCGACGGCACGCCGCTGCTGCGCGAGCCGGAGGGCCGGGGCACGATGGGCGGGAGGGGCGGCGACGATGATGCGGCGAGCCATGCCGACGACATCACCGTCTCCCGCCCGGTCGGCGACAGCGGACTGTCGGCCACGGTGACGATCACCACCGGCAGCGTGCTGCAGCGCTGGAGCGAGCGGCTGTGGATCTACGCCGCCTTCGCCGCCGCCGCCTGCGCCACGGTGGCGGTGATCGGCGCGCTCGCTATCCAGCGCGCCCGGCGCGAGCGCGAGGCGGAGGACGCGCTTCAGCATGCCTACGACACGCTGGAGGAGCATGTCCACCAGCGCACCGCCCAGCTGGAGCGGGCCAATGCCCAGTTGGAAGCCGCGGTGACCGACAAGGAGGTGCTGCTGAAGGAGGTGCAGCATCGGGTGAAGAACAACCTTCAGGTCATCTGCAGCCTGCTGCGCCTGCAGGCGGCCCGTATCGACGAAAGGGCCCGCCGCGGCTTCGACGAAAGCCTGCGCCGCATCCAGACCATGAGCCTGTTGCACGAACTGCTGCACCGGTCGCAGGAGCCGGCACACCTCAATTTTGCTGACGCGCTGCGCCAGATGTGCGACGGGCTGGTCCGCTCCGACAACCCGACCGCCGCCCGCCTGGAGTTGGAGGCCGAGGACTGGATCGTCGACGCCGACCGCGCCACGCCACTGGCCATCGCCACCAGCGAACTAGTGTCGAACGCGCTGCTGCACGCCTTCCCGCATGGTCACCCCGGCACCGTCCGGGTGGTCCTGGAGCGGGAGGAGAACGGTATGCGGCTGATCGTCCGCGACGACGGCGTCGGGCTGCCGGCCGGCATGCCCAGTCAGCACAAGCGCCCCGTCCGCGGCGGGGCCAGCAGCGGGCTGGGCCTGAACCTGGTGCAGGCGCTGTCGCATCAGGCCGGCGCCTCGCTCAAGATCGAGCGCGACGGCGGCAGCATCTTCACCCTGTCGATTCCCAACCAGCCGGTCCGCCAGCACGCCAAGAGCGCGGCATGA